A single region of the Zootoca vivipara chromosome 2, rZooViv1.1, whole genome shotgun sequence genome encodes:
- the LOC118081601 gene encoding histone-lysine N-methyltransferase SETMAR isoform X1 — MLVNMFTFHMLMCISANIMKPLNGEFSCICIYPKYSPDHVAGEGGGPDPSEVSLNGCSCHSSSCLASTCSCLHYGENYNNQCINCEGNELDFSKPVFECNTMCHCGELCQNRVIQRGLQFRLEVFKTAKKGWGLRNLEFIPKGRFVCEYAGEILNFREACGRIQSQTSSDSNYIIAVREHFCNGQIMETFVDPTYIGNVGRFLNHSCEPNLFMVPVRVDSMVPKLALFANRDICANEELSYDYSGRYHNYSPEKDQEELQQVEVSKKPCYCGAKLCANFLPYDSSLFHKNDPRSRAVETL; from the exons ATGCTTGTAAACATGTTTACATTTCATATGTTGATGTGTATTTCAGCAAACATAATGAAACCCTTGAATGGAGAATTCAGCTGTATATGCATTTACCCAAAA TATAGCCCAGATCATGTggctggagagggaggaggaccAGACCCATCTGAAGTCTCCCTTAATGGCTGCAGCTGTCATTCCTCTTCCTGTCTTGCCTCTACGTGTTCCTGCCTTCATTATGGGGAAAACTACAACAATCAGTGCATTAACTGTGAAGGAAATGAACTAGATTTTTCGAAGCCTGTTTTTGAATGCAACACTATGTGCCATTGTGGAGAGTTGTGTCAAAACAGGGTGATTCAAAGGGGCTTGCAATTCCGGCTTGAAGTCTTCAAGACTGCCAAGAAAGGATGGGGTCTCCGCAACCTGGAGTTTATACCCAAAGGAAGATTTGTTTGTGAATACGCTGGGGAAATACTCAACTTCAGAGAAGCATGTGGAAGGATACAGTCACAGACATCAAGCGATTCAAATTACATTATAGCAGTAAGAGAGCATTTCTGCAATGGACAGATAATGGAGACATTTGTGGATCCCACTTACATTGGTAATGTTGGTAGGTTCCTGAACCATTCCTGTGAACCAAACCTCTTTATGGTTCCTGTCCGAGTAGACTCAATGGTACCTAAATTGGCACTTTTTGCCAACCGTGATATTTGTGCCAATGAAGAACTTTCATATGATTATTCAGGTAGATACCATAATTACTCGCCTGAGAAAGATCAAGAAGAGCTGCAGCAAGTGGAAGTATCTAAGAAACCTTGTTACTGTGGGGCCAAATTATGTGCAAATTTTTTGCCCTATGATAGTTCATTATTCCACAAAAATGACCCAAGAAGCCGTGCTGTGGAAACACTCTGA
- the LOC118081601 gene encoding histone-lysine N-methyltransferase SETMAR isoform X3, with amino-acid sequence MKPLNGEFSCICIYPKYSPDHVAGEGGGPDPSEVSLNGCSCHSSSCLASTCSCLHYGENYNNQCINCEGNELDFSKPVFECNTMCHCGELCQNRVIQRGLQFRLEVFKTAKKGWGLRNLEFIPKGRFVCEYAGEILNFREACGRIQSQTSSDSNYIIAVREHFCNGQIMETFVDPTYIGNVGRFLNHSCEPNLFMVPVRVDSMVPKLALFANRDICANEELSYDYSGRYHNYSPEKDQEELQQVEVSKKPCYCGAKLCANFLPYDSSLFHKNDPRSRAVETL; translated from the exons ATGAAACCCTTGAATGGAGAATTCAGCTGTATATGCATTTACCCAAAA TATAGCCCAGATCATGTggctggagagggaggaggaccAGACCCATCTGAAGTCTCCCTTAATGGCTGCAGCTGTCATTCCTCTTCCTGTCTTGCCTCTACGTGTTCCTGCCTTCATTATGGGGAAAACTACAACAATCAGTGCATTAACTGTGAAGGAAATGAACTAGATTTTTCGAAGCCTGTTTTTGAATGCAACACTATGTGCCATTGTGGAGAGTTGTGTCAAAACAGGGTGATTCAAAGGGGCTTGCAATTCCGGCTTGAAGTCTTCAAGACTGCCAAGAAAGGATGGGGTCTCCGCAACCTGGAGTTTATACCCAAAGGAAGATTTGTTTGTGAATACGCTGGGGAAATACTCAACTTCAGAGAAGCATGTGGAAGGATACAGTCACAGACATCAAGCGATTCAAATTACATTATAGCAGTAAGAGAGCATTTCTGCAATGGACAGATAATGGAGACATTTGTGGATCCCACTTACATTGGTAATGTTGGTAGGTTCCTGAACCATTCCTGTGAACCAAACCTCTTTATGGTTCCTGTCCGAGTAGACTCAATGGTACCTAAATTGGCACTTTTTGCCAACCGTGATATTTGTGCCAATGAAGAACTTTCATATGATTATTCAGGTAGATACCATAATTACTCGCCTGAGAAAGATCAAGAAGAGCTGCAGCAAGTGGAAGTATCTAAGAAACCTTGTTACTGTGGGGCCAAATTATGTGCAAATTTTTTGCCCTATGATAGTTCATTATTCCACAAAAATGACCCAAGAAGCCGTGCTGTGGAAACACTCTGA
- the LOC118081601 gene encoding histone-lysine N-methyltransferase SETMAR isoform X2 → MDVSGGLENFPVAVWPRLEEPPAFQYSPDHVAGEGGGPDPSEVSLNGCSCHSSSCLASTCSCLHYGENYNNQCINCEGNELDFSKPVFECNTMCHCGELCQNRVIQRGLQFRLEVFKTAKKGWGLRNLEFIPKGRFVCEYAGEILNFREACGRIQSQTSSDSNYIIAVREHFCNGQIMETFVDPTYIGNVGRFLNHSCEPNLFMVPVRVDSMVPKLALFANRDICANEELSYDYSGRYHNYSPEKDQEELQQVEVSKKPCYCGAKLCANFLPYDSSLFHKNDPRSRAVETL, encoded by the exons ATGGACGTGAGTGGAGGGCTGGAGAACTTCCCCGTGGCTGTTTGGCCGCGGCTGGAGGAGCCGCCGGCGTTCCAG TATAGCCCAGATCATGTggctggagagggaggaggaccAGACCCATCTGAAGTCTCCCTTAATGGCTGCAGCTGTCATTCCTCTTCCTGTCTTGCCTCTACGTGTTCCTGCCTTCATTATGGGGAAAACTACAACAATCAGTGCATTAACTGTGAAGGAAATGAACTAGATTTTTCGAAGCCTGTTTTTGAATGCAACACTATGTGCCATTGTGGAGAGTTGTGTCAAAACAGGGTGATTCAAAGGGGCTTGCAATTCCGGCTTGAAGTCTTCAAGACTGCCAAGAAAGGATGGGGTCTCCGCAACCTGGAGTTTATACCCAAAGGAAGATTTGTTTGTGAATACGCTGGGGAAATACTCAACTTCAGAGAAGCATGTGGAAGGATACAGTCACAGACATCAAGCGATTCAAATTACATTATAGCAGTAAGAGAGCATTTCTGCAATGGACAGATAATGGAGACATTTGTGGATCCCACTTACATTGGTAATGTTGGTAGGTTCCTGAACCATTCCTGTGAACCAAACCTCTTTATGGTTCCTGTCCGAGTAGACTCAATGGTACCTAAATTGGCACTTTTTGCCAACCGTGATATTTGTGCCAATGAAGAACTTTCATATGATTATTCAGGTAGATACCATAATTACTCGCCTGAGAAAGATCAAGAAGAGCTGCAGCAAGTGGAAGTATCTAAGAAACCTTGTTACTGTGGGGCCAAATTATGTGCAAATTTTTTGCCCTATGATAGTTCATTATTCCACAAAAATGACCCAAGAAGCCGTGCTGTGGAAACACTCTGA